tcagtaccagggtctgtcatggtatgggggcgtgtcagtaccagggtctgtcatggtatgggggtgtgtcagtgccagggtctgtcatggtatgggggtgtgtcagtgccagggtctgtcatggtatgggggcgtgtcagtaccagggtctgtcatggtatgggggcgtgtcagtaccagggtctgtcatggtatgggggcatgtcagtaccagggtctgtcatggtatgggggcgtgtcagtaccggGGTCAGTACAtcaagatcttagagcaacatgtgctgccttcaagacggcACAcgttacaaaggcgtggctgtggaagaagagggcacgggtactggactggcctgcctgcagtgctGACCGGTCCCCAATAGATAATGTGTACTgctgtacatcttaagacgtgtttgcaggaagaatgagacaaaataaaagctgaaacactaaatcgcttggtgtTTTCGGTGCCagagtggtgaaaaggaacggcaacattacaaactgtcccaactttttttggaatgtgttgcaggcatgaaatgcaggaatggatgtttattaataaatatagttaaCCAGagaaaacatttaatattttaggtTCATACTGTTTGCAATGAAATaatagtcaaagtaaatgtaagcaactctgtgtttttatttcattagcattttccacattttccataccgtcccaactttttctgatttggtgttggtgtaattgaataattaaataaaaattatgtaTTATTGCTTTAGTTTCGTTTTGTGTAACACTAACTAAAATACTAAGTTAAATAAATTGCAAAATacgttttaaataatataatgaatGATTTACTGACAATACAAGCGAATTAACACATTTGTCCATCTTACTGGCAGCTTCTAGAATCGTCTGACTGTGGACTGTTCCATTTCCACTGCGTGACAGATAGatctttaataaatataaatattaacattaacgAATGGATGTttatatcttttattttatgtgaCAACAACATACCTGAAATGAGGAATATCCTCGAAATTAGCGTCAAATTATTCAGATGTGCACCAAAACACACCCGAAACACACCGGTTCGGAACCGCGCACCCCTCCAAATCTGGTGAGAATGGAAGGTGACCGAACCTATATGAGCCGCGTGCGACGTGAATGACCGTTAATTTTTGAATTTTCGCCTCAGCTGGACCGTTAGAGAAGCcgctctgtctgtgtgtgtatagtgaagCTAAAAGGCTAATAATAAACGGTCAACCATGGAGTGGAAACCTATGGAAATTAACCCCGAGGTTCGGAAGGAATTTCATATGTTTATTTCGACGCTTTACTTGGTTATGGAGTAAATTCTGACAgaaagtgtgttttatttgttgttacAGATGCTGAATAAGGTGCGTCCGTCTTGAGTCTTGAGGGAAACTGACGGCGATGCGAACAGGCTCCTATAAACTGCTCACACAATTCAGGGCGTAGGCTTGTCATTTTAGCCACCTGCTGGGGTTTAAGTAGAATTTAacccttatttttatttaatttaatgaacCTGGCACCTGCTATGTCTTTGTCCACTAATTCCCTTGGCATATTATCTGCTTTAGAATTAGTAGTTTAGACTTATGGCTAAAAAAATCAAGGTGTTTTATTAGACATGAGCTTGCCATCTCAATTCCCATCCGTTTAACACCTTAATATAATGGCTTACATCATGGTCTGGTGGCTGCATTGTCTCCTCACTGTGATGACCGTGCTGATTCTTCAATGCTAACTAATCCGTGTCATTTTATTCTGCATGGAGTCGAGCCATTCATGTGTGTCACTGTCCTGCCAATACAGATGCTGAACAAGCTGGGTGTGAAGTCAGACTGGCACTTCGTGGACGTCCTGGGCTTGGAGGATGATGCCATTTCCTCTGTGCCCACGCCCTGCTGCGCCCTGATGCTCCTCTTCCCGTTAACTCAACAGGTGACCAGTGCAGTCTGACCATCACCAAACACAAAAGAACACGTGTGAATGCGATGGTTTGACAGCTTGTGTGTTCTTTGATGGTTCTTCAGCACGAGGGGTTCCGCTCCAAGCAGTCCGTGGAGAGCTGCAAGGATGTGTTCTTCCTCAACCAGACCGTGGTCAACTCCTGTGGGACCGTGGCGCTGGTGCATGCTGTGGCCAACAATCAGGATAAACTTGGTTTCAGTCAGTACAAATTTGGACTCGGGTGATCAGACCAGTTTTTGATCCCCTGTAATCATTATGGCTGAGCATTGATTGATTATATACTTGATTATAGAAGTCAGATCTAAGAAATGAAGCATGGTGAAAGGGAGATTTGATCCAATACTATTCTGATTATATATACTAAGCTGCATAGAATTGTTTgcaatattgatttttaattcaaATCAGTATACACACAGTTCCAACCATATATAACTACTGAAATGacggaatatatatatatacatttatatgttctatatataatatttaaattgtCCTGTTTTCCAGAGGCTGATTCTGCCCTGAAGAAGTTTCTAGAAGAAACCGCTGGAATGTCCTCTGCTGACCGTGCCAAACAGCTGGAGCAAAACAAGGTGCGTTACACACGTTCATTATAGTTTCATACTCTAATCTAACCTAATCAAACCCTGTAGTCGTGTTGGAGTTCATATTTCTGTCTGTCCCCACCCTGTCTGGTGATGTTCGACCTTCAGCTGTACCAGCAGGTGGCGCTGAGATCCTACAGAATAGATCTGACCTGCCTATAATAAACTCTCCTAGTGTTTTGTATTTGGAGATACAGCAATGATTGCACATTTTAGATGAGTAACAAAcatctacatttattttttaacacttTAACAGGTTGTAACCATACAGAGGGAATGCTTGTACAGATGCATTCCCTCtgtactccccccccccccccccccccaccaccaccacacagacacacacacacacacttttgagtTACACTCTGTACACAAAATGCAGTCACCCATATTTAGAAATGTTAGTGGTGAGGGATTTATGTGCTTTAACCTTATAATAATGAGTTTTGCATAGATGACCTGATCACTTccatttatactttatttacattactaatacattgcaagcaactgagggttaaatgCCTTGCTCAAGTGGCAGGGACGgtttaacccttgtgtggtgttcacCGTAAGAAAAATGATGCCATTTATGATTATTTTAACCTCGGACGCTTTACCTTTGGCTCATTTTGTGtgaagaacatataaaataacaggTTCTCACTGTACACCATTGCTACACCATTTATATTACACATG
The sequence above is drawn from the Trichomycterus rosablanca isolate fTriRos1 chromosome 14, fTriRos1.hap1, whole genome shotgun sequence genome and encodes:
- the uchl1 gene encoding ubiquitin carboxyl-terminal hydrolase isozyme L1, whose protein sequence is MEWKPMEINPEMLNKMLNKLGVKSDWHFVDVLGLEDDAISSVPTPCCALMLLFPLTQQHEGFRSKQSVESCKDVFFLNQTVVNSCGTVALVHAVANNQDKLGFKADSALKKFLEETAGMSSADRAKQLEQNKAIQAAHDEVAAEGQCRPEADKVNFHFIAFVDVKSELHELDGRLKGPVNHGATTPDRFIKDAAKVCREFTEREKGEVRFSAVALCKS